From Coffea arabica cultivar ET-39 chromosome 10e, Coffea Arabica ET-39 HiFi, whole genome shotgun sequence, one genomic window encodes:
- the LOC140015155 gene encoding uncharacterized protein, which yields MSAHISMLDLLFSSDLHRDALLGVLTKAQIPKDISVNNFSHIVGNVLTVKQITFSDEKLPAEGTGHNKALYIAVRCNGKLLAKVLIDNGSALNICPWSTLMKLGLQDVKLRPSTTIVREFDGARRESIGEIDLVVEIGPVQFQIACQVMHFPSIYNVLLGRPWIHTSSAVPSSLHQMLKFIVNEQLITIFAEEDCILITDSESEQEGNKSASVSSHRVANEARTKMTLPIASIMMAKEMIRGGYEFDKGLGRNLQDITVLESDDGNLDITHDFEIMEFEIQNESDSKEVSDSFSKGLEQYEEKSKPNLEETEIVNIGIETEVKEINISIHLNEKKKKEMIEFLFMFQDVFAWSYSDMTNISTDIVVHRLSTDPSFPPILMAEEDREKTAFITPWGTFCYIVMPFGLKNAGATYQRTMIALFHDMIHKEMEVCVDDIIIKSKKVEDHLIDLRKLFERLRKYNLKLNPAKCAFGAPAGKLLGFIVSKKGIEIDPAKIKAI from the exons ATGTCTGCTCATATTTCCATGTTAGATTTGCTTTTTTCCTCGGACCTACATAGAGATGCGTTGCTTGGTGTTTTGACTAAAGCTCAGATTCCCAAGGACATTTCAGTCAATAATTTTTCGCACATAGTGGGAAATGTACTGACTGTTAAACAAATCACCTTCTCGGATGAAAAGTTGCCGGCAGAAGGCACGGGTCATAACAAAGCCTTATACATAGCCGTGAGATGCAATGGCAAGCTGTTGGCCAAGGTGTTGATTGACAACGGGTCCGCCCTTAACATTTGCCCTTGGAGCACTTTGATGAAATTAGGACTGCAAGATGTTAAACTGAGACCGTCAACCACAATAGTCCGCGAATTCGATGGAGCCCGGAGGGAGTCAATAGGAGAAATAGACTTAGTGGTAGAAATAGGGCCCGTACAATTCCAGATAGCCTGCCAAGTCATGCATTTTCCCAGTATCTACAATGTCTTACTCGGACGACCTTGGATTCACACTTCGAGTGCTGTGCCCTCCTCGTTACATCAGATGCTGAAATTCATAGTAAATGAACAGTTGATAACCATATTTGCTGAAGAAGACTGCATTCTGATAACTGATTCCGAGTCTGAACAAGAAGGTAACAAAAGCGCTTCAGTATCTTCCCACCGTGTGGCTAACGAGGCCAGAACTAAAATGACTTTGCCAATAGCCAGTATcatgatggctaaggaaatgatcCGTGGAGGATACGAATTCGATAAAGGTCTAGGACGGAACTTGCAAG atatcactgttctggaatccgaTGATGGCAATCTcgatatcactcacgactttgAGATTATGGAATTCGAAATTCAAAACGAGAGTGATAGTAAGGAAGTATctgattctttttcaaaaggtctcgaacaatatgaagagaaatccaaaCCGAACCTAGAAGAGACAGAGATTGTTAACATTGGCATTGAGACTGAGGTCAAAGAAATAAATATCAGTATACATTTgaatgaaaagaagaaaaaagagatgaTTGAATTTTTGTTCATGTTCCAAGATGTGTTTGCCTGGTCGTATAGCGATATGACTAACATTTCAACTGACATCGTGGTGCATAGATTGTCCACTGATCCATCTTTTCCACCA ATCTTAATGGCCGAAGAAGATAGAGAAAAAACTGCTTTTATTACCCCTTGGGGTACATTTTGCTATATAGTGATGCCATTCGGACTAAAAAATGCCGGAGCCACTTATCAAAGAACCATGATAGCTTTGTTCCATGACATGATCCACAAAGAGATGGAGGTCTGCGTGGACGAtatcataatcaaatccaaGAAAGTAGAGGACCATTTGATTGATCTAAGAAAGTTGTTCGAAAGGTTGCGCAAGTATAATTTAAAGTTGAATCCTGCAAAATGCGCCTTTGGAGCACCAGCTGGTAAACTATTGGGATTTATTGTCAGCAAAAagggcatagagatagatccagcaAAGATTAAAGCCATTTGA
- the LOC140015154 gene encoding uncharacterized protein, which yields MTEKYRDWHEKLPYALMAYRTSIRTSTGATPYSLMYGMEAVLPAEVEIPSLRILMEAKLEEADWLKQRHEQLALIDEKRLNAICHGQCYQERMARAYNKKVHRQSFEEGDKVLKRILPMQDEAKSKFVPNWQGPFVVQKVFSVIKDSIQKDNLHVILHS from the exons ATGACTGAAAAGTACcgtgattggcatgaaaagctTCCTTATGCACTAATGGCATACCGGACTTCTATCCGAACTTCAACTGGGGCAACCCCCTACTCgctcatgtatggaatggaagctgtgCTACCTGCCGAGGTtgaaatcccttcattgcgtATTCTAATGGAAGCCAAGTTGGAAgaagctgattggttaaagcagcgtCATGAACAATTGgctctgattgatgaaaagcgTCTGAATGCTATATGTCATGGCCAATGCTACCAAGAACGCATGGCCCGTGCTTACAACAAAAAGGTCCACCGGCAATCCTTTGAAGAAGGAGACAAAGTGCTAAAACGaattttgccaatgcaagatgaagccaAAAGCAAATTTGTCCCAAACTGGCAAGGCCCATTTGTCGTTCAAAAG GTATTCTCGGTGATTAAGGATTCTATCCAGAAGGATaatttgcacgttattttgcatagttag